The following are from one region of the Moritella sp. 24 genome:
- the mioC gene encoding FMN-binding protein MioC gives MYTFEIIVGTTLGSAEYVADHLVEKLVEQGFKTNIHLDPKLTDLPINKNNPWIICTATHGAGDFPENILPFTQQLEQNSPDLSNVKYSVIALGSKSYDQFCNAGHMIDRQLAKLKAEKVAITLEICTLETPIPEDMIDIWYPEWSQNWL, from the coding sequence ATGTATACATTTGAAATTATTGTCGGTACTACCTTGGGATCAGCTGAATACGTAGCGGATCATTTAGTTGAAAAACTTGTAGAGCAAGGTTTTAAGACCAACATACACCTCGATCCTAAGTTAACAGACTTGCCGATCAACAAAAATAACCCTTGGATCATCTGTACAGCGACCCACGGGGCTGGCGATTTTCCAGAAAACATACTTCCATTCACACAGCAGCTCGAACAAAACAGCCCTGATTTAAGCAACGTAAAATACAGCGTGATCGCCCTAGGCTCCAAATCTTATGATCAATTTTGTAATGCTGGACATATGATCGATCGTCAACTAGCAAAACTTAAGGCAGAAAAAGTAGCGATCACACTCGAGATATGCACATTAGAAACGCCGATCCCTGAAGACATGATCGATATTTGGTATCCAGAATGGTCTCAAAATTGGCTATAA
- a CDS encoding HDOD domain-containing protein: MASIFQRLCNVFSKPKVTKQTTISTPKPVINRIATAPVSIPDVGLRDEIIDTSSLFYDLLFNNQDVNAESNAGLNPLEKSILLKVEASIGRPKSIALNVVRLPEVLHKVSNLIDSDSYTAEQLAELISRDPVLAADVIKLVNSAGYQLGGQEVTSLQEAVVRLGGLQIKSIVLTIVMQNMTDIKPIYFKLFGQHLWQHSLSTALWAKKLAKSRGEDPDLAYFLGLIHDVGKIALFKLIVDEMNISDPQFRPNSKLFRQMMTKHSLRLSTLIAQSWLLPGSVVKALHEQVNNTATVEHTGPGKVLEDANLYSEIHLLLEKQLISLQQASEFCREHDLDIDACIAGV, translated from the coding sequence ATGGCTTCAATTTTTCAACGTTTGTGTAATGTATTTAGTAAGCCTAAAGTAACGAAACAAACGACGATCTCCACACCCAAACCTGTTATTAATAGAATTGCTACAGCTCCAGTGAGTATACCTGATGTCGGTTTAAGGGATGAGATAATTGACACTAGCTCATTGTTTTACGATCTACTTTTCAATAATCAAGATGTAAATGCTGAATCTAATGCTGGGTTGAACCCGCTAGAAAAAAGTATTTTACTGAAAGTTGAGGCGAGTATTGGGCGACCAAAAAGTATTGCATTGAATGTGGTTCGATTACCGGAGGTGTTGCATAAGGTATCGAACTTAATTGACAGTGATAGTTACACTGCGGAACAACTCGCTGAATTGATCTCTCGGGACCCAGTACTTGCTGCTGATGTTATTAAGCTTGTTAATTCTGCTGGGTATCAATTAGGTGGGCAAGAGGTGACTAGCTTACAGGAAGCTGTTGTTCGTTTAGGCGGATTACAAATTAAGTCGATAGTATTAACGATCGTGATGCAAAATATGACCGATATAAAACCGATTTACTTTAAATTGTTTGGTCAGCATTTATGGCAACATTCGTTAAGCACTGCCTTGTGGGCAAAAAAGTTAGCGAAGAGTAGGGGAGAGGATCCTGATTTAGCTTATTTTTTAGGGTTGATTCATGATGTGGGTAAGATTGCGCTGTTTAAATTAATTGTGGATGAAATGAATATAAGCGACCCGCAATTCAGACCAAACTCGAAGCTATTTCGTCAGATGATGACGAAACACTCTTTACGATTGTCGACTCTTATCGCTCAGTCTTGGTTGCTTCCAGGCTCAGTGGTTAAAGCACTACATGAGCAAGTTAATAATACGGCGACAGTTGAGCATACAGGCCCTGGAAAGGTACTGGAAGATGCTAATTTATATAGCGAGATACATTTATTACTCGAAAAGCAGCTTATTTCACTACAGCAGGCGAGTGAGTTTTGCCGTGAGCATGATTTAGATATCGATGCTTGTATTGCGGGTGTTTAA